TCTGGATACAGGGTACGGCAGGGTAGTGGTGGTTCCGTATTCTCTGGTATCAAAACCGGTGGCTGGCGGCAGCGGTGAACTGCAGCTTATGGAGATGATACTCAAGGCTGGCTACACCGACAAGATAAACAACTTTGTCCAGGGTTCATTTTACGATAACAGTGCAGGTTATGGAATAATAAATGCGATAAATACAAACAGGAAGAAGGTGGTATCACCGTATATTTTTATAGTGATACTGGTGGTTTACCTGATACTGTGCGGCCCTGTAACCTACGTTGTGTTGAAAAAACTTCGCAGGAGAGAGTGGATGTGGATAACGGTTCCTGCGTGGGCGTTGGTTGGAACTATTGCAATATACATTGTAAGTACCAGATACAGCGTGACGAGACCCCTGGAACTTACATTTGAATCGGCGGACATAAGCGATAACATTATGAGACAGAATGTATATACATACATAATAGGCTCTAAGGCAGATAGTTACTCAGTGGATGTGAACAGTGAGTATGACAACGTACAGGTTATGGATGAGTATTACGGAGATGCCACATATTCCCAGTCTATGAACATTGAGAGATGCGCCAGCGATGATGGCATAACGATGAAGTTTGATACCCATATTCCATTTGGCGGCATAAGTCTTCAGGCGAGCAGCGTGACGACAAATGACATAGGCAGATTTGACAGTTCATTGAAGCTTTACACTGATGGCATAGAGGGAAGTGTAAAGAACAACACGGCATATGATATGCGGGACGTGGTTGTTATGACTGATGGATATTATTACTGTTTGGACAGCCTGCCGGCAGGGGAATCCATGGATATAAATAAGCTCCAGAACAGAAAGATGACAAATGGTTTATCAATAGACTGCATGAAAAACTATTATATATACAGATTTGGAAGCGGCTATAATTATGATGATGAGGCAGATGTCATGATGTCGAGAAATTATTATATGCTGCTCAAGATGGGAGCGTATTCATCGGTTCCATCAGGAATGGGCAGGATAGCTGTGTGGGCCACGATAGATAAGGAGGCCGATATAAGTGATGGTCAGTCATCTGAGAAATATGGTAATTACGTGGTATATGATATACATCCCCAGGATTATGAGGATTTAGACGGTGCATATTACAGCAATATATACACAAGGGATGTCAACAGATTTGAACAGTCGGATTATGACACCGATGATCTTATGATGTATTCGGATCAGGTGGACATAGATATATGCTTCCAGAACGATGACAATATAACTACCGTTACAAGAGAGAGCAGTACGAAGGATGAGTCAACAGCAAATGTGATCGTGAAGGCATATAATTTTTATACAGACAATTACGATGTCATATTTGTAAATGGTTCACAGGAGATAGAGGGAGACAGACTGGCTCCTTATATTGAAAATAATGAGATGCGGCTGAGATGCATATCGCCACATAAGGGTGAGGATTATACAGAGACATATCTTCCGCGTATAAGTGCAAGAGGGGGTGGACAGTGATGGTAGATATTGTGAATCTGACAAAATATTATGACGGATTCGCTGCCCTGGACAATCTGAATCTCCATATCGACAAGGGGGAAATATTTGGTTTTGTGGGTCCTAACGGGGCTGGAAAAACCACCACCATGAAGATCATGTGCGGACTAATTAAGGCTACATCGGGAGAACTTCTGATAGATGGCGTTAATGTACTGAAAAAGTCGGCGGATGTCAGGCGTAAGATAGGATATGTTCCTGATTTCTTTGGAGTATACGACAACTTTAAGGTTATAGAGTATATGGAATTCTACGGTTCCATGTATGGAATGTCCAGACAGGCTTCAGATGAGATGGCAGACAGACTGCTGGAGCTCGTAGATCTGTCAGACAAGCGAGAGGAGTTTGTGGATGTGCTGTCAAGAGGTATGAAGCAGAGACTTTGTGTGGCAAGAGCCCTTATCCATGATCCTGAGCTGCTGATATTAGATGAGCCAAACTCTGGACTTGATCCGAGAGCTAGAGTAGAGATGAAAGACATAATGAAGAAACTGAGAGAACTGGGCAAGACAGTAGTGATAAGTTCACATATATTGCCGGAGCTTTCGGAGATGTGTACGAGCATAGGGATAATCGATCACGGAAGGATAGTGTCCAGCGGTAAGGTTGATGATATAATGGCGCAGGGACATGCGGAGGCGCCTGTAAAGATAAGGGGGTATATATTAGGACTCAGCGGACACGAGGCGCTTGACCGTATATCCGTGATAATCAGGGAGCGCTTCAGCGTTGACCGCATAACTGAAAAAGATGGAGAACTAATAGTGTATTATCACGGGGACCGTGAGAGTGATGCGGAGCTTCTGAGGAGCCTTGTGGATAACGGTGTTCATGTGCATCAGTTTGTTAGGGAGAAGGAGAATCTTGAATCCCTGTTTCTTGAGATCACAGGAGGTGGTGCAGATGACAAAAACAACACTCATTAATCCGATACTCAGGAAGGATGCGCTTGTAAATGCCAGAAGCCCGAAGATGATAATAGTGGTGACCATGATAAACTGTCTCTTCGCCATCATTGCATCAGTCGCATTTGCCATGTCATTTGGATCGGGTTATCAGGCATATTATTCATACATAGTAAAGCTTTTCCCTATTCTTGGGGGATGTGAGCTGGCTATAATATGCATGGTCCTGCCTGTGATGACAGCTACATCGATAGCGGGCGAGCGTGAGAGGCAGACACTAGAGATAATGCTCACAACACCTGTCAGGTCGTTTTCTATAATAGCAGGAAAACTTGCCTCTGCAATGGTGACAACATTTATGTATGTTGTGGCAACTCTTCCATTCCTTGCTGTGTCGTTTGTCGTGGGAGGTCTTGGATGGAAGTCACTGTTTGAGTTTATCGGAATCGTTTTGTATGTTGATATATATATAGGAAGTTTTGGAATGTTTTATTCTTGTGTGCGAAAGACATCGGTGTCAGCCACTATATCAACTATCATAACTGTGGTTGCAATCGTGCTTATATCATACCTTGCAGGAAGAGTTATGATCTCTGCTATGTACATGACTGCAAGTGTTGAGGCTTTTAAGTTTTATCAGGCAGGGATCAGGACAATTTATGCACTGAATCCGTTTTTATGGATATTTGAATTTGCAGATCAGACCTTTTATGCAGACAGCCTGTTGCCGTCACTTGAGAAGGCGGGGGGCTATACAGTGTTTATGTCGGACTATATGACATGGATATCTGTTATATTCAATCTGACTGTGGCGGTGGTGATGCTTAAACTGGCATCGGCAAAGCTGCGGTCTGGAAACAGGAGAAAGATACTATCCAAAAAGGAGTTTGACTTGTAGGATAGGATAGTTTATTCTCGTTTATATGATATGTGCTTCGAATGGAGAGGCTGTCCGGAAGGACAGAAAGGAGCACACATAAGACATGTACAGTAAAGTTTTAAGTGGACTTGTTCGAGGTGTGGAGGGAACGCTTATATCTGTTGAGACGGATATACATGACGGTCTTCCTATGATGAATATGGTTGGATATCTGTCCGCCTGCGTCAGGGAGGCCGGAGAACGCGTCAGGACCGCACTTCGCAATTCCAATTTCAGTCTGCCGCCGAAAAGAGTCACTATTAATCTGTTTCCGGCGGATATCAGAAAAGAGGGAACGGCGTTTGACCTTCCAATTGCAGTAGGAATACTTGCGTCTATGGGGATCATCCCACAGGAATCCATTGAAAATATACTTATATTAGGTGAGATGGGCCTTGACGGACATGTAAGTTCGGTCACAGGAATTCTCGCCATAGTTCATCATGCCTATACGCAGGGAATCAGAAAGTGCATAGTCCCATCTGGCAACTCACAGGAGGCTGCGATCATAGATGGTATGACAGTTATACCGGTGGAGAGTCTCACAGAGCTTGTAGATTATCTCAGTGGAATAAGTGCCATAGAGCCGGAATATGTTGATGTAGACGGACTGCTGGGAGAAGCACCTGACAGAAGGGAATGTGATTTCTCTGAGGTTAGGGGGCATGAGACATTGAAGAGGGGTGTTGAGATAGCGGCGGCGGGAATGCACAATATATTGATGACCGGCCCTGCCGGCGCGGGCAAATCCATGATAGCCAGACGCATTCCAACCATACTGCCAAAGCTTACATTAGAAGAGAGCATAGAGATAACAGAGATATACAGTGTGGCAGGACTTTTGAAGGATGGCGCCTCCATAATAAACAGGCGCCCCTTCAGATCCCCTCATCATACGATCTCATTGCATGCCATGTCAGGAGGCGGCAGGGATCCAAGACCAGGAGAGATAAGCCTGGCCCACGGAGGTGTCCTTTTTCTTGATGAGCTGCCTGAATTTGGAAGAAGTGTGCTTGAGGTGATGCGCCAGCCACTTGAGGAGGGGGCGGTCAACATATCAAGACTTAATGGCGTTTACAGGTTTCCAGCGGACTTTATGCTTGTTGCGGCGAGAAATCCGTGTCCATGTGGACAGTACCCGGATGTAAACAAGTGCACATGTACGGTGAACCAGATAAGAAATTACAATGCGCGCATAAGTAAGCCGCTTCTGGACAGGATAGACATAAATGTGGATGTGAGGAAGGTCCAGTATGGCGAATTGTTCGGGGACGGAGTTGGCGCTTCATCATCAGAGATGAGGGCACGTGTCCTGGCTGCCCAGAATATACAACTGTGCAGGTATAAGGGTGAGGACATACGGTTTAATTCGCAGCTCGACTCCGGCATGTGCGAAAAATATATACCGCTTGGAAACGCAGAAAAAGAATTTATGGAAGATTGCTTTACGAGACTCTCACTCACCGCAAGAGGAAGCTACAGGGTGCTCAAAATTGCAAGGACCATAGCGGATCTTGACGGTGATCAGGATGTGAACGTAAGGCATCTTGAGGAAGCGGTGTTTTTCAGAAATGCGGATGGGGGAGGTGCAGTCTGATGATAGATGACGAACTTCTATATCTCTGGTATGGAATGATGAACCGCATGGTACACACCCAGAAGATTGAGCTTGCATTCAGGTTTGGTGGCATCCGTGGGTTGTGGGAGACATCAGAAAAGGTCTTGCAGGAAAGTCTTACGAAGAAACAGTTTGAAATGGTAATGGAGAACAGGACGGAGCATGCTGTACTTGAATACAGGAATAGGTTGGAGGCTGGGCATATCACGTATGTATATCCAGGGCATGACTGTTATCCTGGAAAATTGTATGATATTCCGGATCCACCTATGCTGCTGTTTGCTGCAGGAGATATAAATGTGCTGAAGGATATGGCTCCGGCGGTGGCGGTTGTTGGAGCCAGAAAGGCCTCGGTGTATGGCAGAACGATGGCGGACAGGATCTCGGCGGATGTGTCGGCAGCAGGTGTTACGATAGTTAGCGGAATGGCACTTGGGATAGACGGGACTGCACATCGGGCGGCGTTATCCGGCGGTGGAAAGACGGTGGCAGTTCTTGGAAGTGGTATAAATGTGCCTTATCCAAGAGAGAATTATGATATATACCGCAGCATAGTAAATGGCGGAGGCGTTGTGGTCTCGGAAAGTGGACTTGATGTGGCACCGGAGGCATTTCGTTTTCCCTACAGGAACAGGATAATAAGCGGAATGTCAGACGGTGTGCTGGTGGTGGAGGCCCGTGAGAAGAGTGGCTCCCTCATCACAGCCGACCAGGCACTGGAGCAGGGGAGAGATGTGTATGCGGTTCCGGGAAGAGTAACTGATACGGGCAGCGCGGGCTGTAACAATCTGATAAAAATGGGCGCAATGTGTGTTACATCGTCTGAGGATATATTGGAAGAACTTGGAATACAGACAGTCAAAGGACAGTTCCTTAACAAAAAATTACTTGCACCTGCAGAGAAAAAAGTGTATAGTTGTGTACGTTTGGAATCAAGACATATTGATGATATATGTTT
This sequence is a window from Coprococcus eutactus. Protein-coding genes within it:
- a CDS encoding ABC transporter ATP-binding protein — protein: MVDIVNLTKYYDGFAALDNLNLHIDKGEIFGFVGPNGAGKTTTMKIMCGLIKATSGELLIDGVNVLKKSADVRRKIGYVPDFFGVYDNFKVIEYMEFYGSMYGMSRQASDEMADRLLELVDLSDKREEFVDVLSRGMKQRLCVARALIHDPELLILDEPNSGLDPRARVEMKDIMKKLRELGKTVVISSHILPELSEMCTSIGIIDHGRIVSSGKVDDIMAQGHAEAPVKIRGYILGLSGHEALDRISVIIRERFSVDRITEKDGELIVYYHGDRESDAELLRSLVDNGVHVHQFVREKENLESLFLEITGGGADDKNNTH
- a CDS encoding ABC transporter permease; translated protein: MTKTTLINPILRKDALVNARSPKMIIVVTMINCLFAIIASVAFAMSFGSGYQAYYSYIVKLFPILGGCELAIICMVLPVMTATSIAGERERQTLEIMLTTPVRSFSIIAGKLASAMVTTFMYVVATLPFLAVSFVVGGLGWKSLFEFIGIVLYVDIYIGSFGMFYSCVRKTSVSATISTIITVVAIVLISYLAGRVMISAMYMTASVEAFKFYQAGIRTIYALNPFLWIFEFADQTFYADSLLPSLEKAGGYTVFMSDYMTWISVIFNLTVAVVMLKLASAKLRSGNRRKILSKKEFDL
- a CDS encoding YifB family Mg chelatase-like AAA ATPase, translated to MYSKVLSGLVRGVEGTLISVETDIHDGLPMMNMVGYLSACVREAGERVRTALRNSNFSLPPKRVTINLFPADIRKEGTAFDLPIAVGILASMGIIPQESIENILILGEMGLDGHVSSVTGILAIVHHAYTQGIRKCIVPSGNSQEAAIIDGMTVIPVESLTELVDYLSGISAIEPEYVDVDGLLGEAPDRRECDFSEVRGHETLKRGVEIAAAGMHNILMTGPAGAGKSMIARRIPTILPKLTLEESIEITEIYSVAGLLKDGASIINRRPFRSPHHTISLHAMSGGGRDPRPGEISLAHGGVLFLDELPEFGRSVLEVMRQPLEEGAVNISRLNGVYRFPADFMLVAARNPCPCGQYPDVNKCTCTVNQIRNYNARISKPLLDRIDINVDVRKVQYGELFGDGVGASSSEMRARVLAAQNIQLCRYKGEDIRFNSQLDSGMCEKYIPLGNAEKEFMEDCFTRLSLTARGSYRVLKIARTIADLDGDQDVNVRHLEEAVFFRNADGGGAV
- the dprA gene encoding DNA-processing protein DprA, whose translation is MIDDELLYLWYGMMNRMVHTQKIELAFRFGGIRGLWETSEKVLQESLTKKQFEMVMENRTEHAVLEYRNRLEAGHITYVYPGHDCYPGKLYDIPDPPMLLFAAGDINVLKDMAPAVAVVGARKASVYGRTMADRISADVSAAGVTIVSGMALGIDGTAHRAALSGGGKTVAVLGSGINVPYPRENYDIYRSIVNGGGVVVSESGLDVAPEAFRFPYRNRIISGMSDGVLVVEAREKSGSLITADQALEQGRDVYAVPGRVTDTGSAGCNNLIKMGAMCVTSSEDILEELGIQTVKGQFLNKKLLAPAEKKVYSCVRLESRHIDDICFEAGMTVSETAQILFELEKKRLVKQLVRNYYCRA